Below is a genomic region from Helianthus annuus cultivar XRQ/B chromosome 2, HanXRQr2.0-SUNRISE, whole genome shotgun sequence.
actctgggtaaatcccatcaactaggtagtacccgtaCACGTACTAAACCCCGTTTACAAAAAAAagttcctttgggtcctatatcatttacccgatcattgaaaaggGGCGAGTGGTTTATGATCGTAATATCATTATGTGAGCCTGGCGTACCGAAGAACGCATGTCATATGACTCATATCTAAAGATCTTGGGACGAAACCacttcaagcatgatggctggcatCCCGTGAAATCCACTCATGTGAGCGCCTTGCCAAGGGTAGGACAAAGTTCTcaaggccatttcatacaatctaaactacctagcatcccgagtagcccatgataatctacgtgatgttccaatatttgttgcatgtcactaaacgagggctttctcaaatatctttttcctataaagttctagaatacacgaacaaaagttgtgaagactttctctagctacacgtgcagacatttttaaatagtcatccacGTACTAAATCCCAATTGCCCGGTTACATCcggtttttgttggaaataaacatacttctcctcaagatatctagatatccttaaaaataagtttctactcataccaaaacgacgcctaaacattttttcatcatacttaggttccgctgagaagtaatcgcttaccaacaaattgTTAGCGGTGTGTCGTTCACGAGCGACGTACCTTCTCCTCCGTCTAGGTTGCGgagtctcttcctcatcgtcttcgtcttccacgatagctttcaccaccgccGCGATCGTTTTTAGAAAGatttccgcaccatcgtcagatgatgatgacaatacacttgaacttgaagaactcatgacAAGATTGTGTTTTATatgtgagaaaaatgttaaatatggtaagatatatatataaaggaatttctttttttttaaaaaggccCCCAACGGCTAGTTTGAATTGGTCAATAACAGTCCGTCATGTCATCTTGCCAGACCCACCCCACGCCTGTTTTCAAACCCCCACTCTTTAGGCCACGTCCCAACCCTAACCCACACAGGATGATAGCTTGAACAttttcccccaacccaagccccttACCCAATAGTCTTAACATTATACATCATTAAAGCTCAATTTTTCACACACTCACTCACTCTCTCTGTACATCATCAATCTCCATTGTCACACATCCCCATAAAAACAAAATCTCAGAAAATATTTTGCTTTCCCCTGTAACACATTTTGGTGAGagaaaaaaatacatataagAACAAAATCCTCTCTTTTCTTGATTCATCTTTCCCTGACACAAAAACATAAAGGCGTgtaagactagaaggtatgggggccggcttggcccggcgccggacccccacaccgcccccctcttCCGGCAAGCATCACAACCGGCAACCTCCAGCCGGGTGTGCCGGGCCATCCCCTCCTTCCTCCTCTCACAtaacctatacatacatacatatatatacataaaggggttcatcccccacccccctaaatccatcccctccaagccactcctacgtggcgcctatgtggcggctcatcccctccaagcccatccaaaccataccttctagtctaaaGGGAACAAACGATCCAAAGTGATCTGCAAAAACGAAGCATCCAATTTGTGGAGAAAAAAGAGGTACGTCTTCCTTGGTTGGggttgggggggtggggggggttgtGGACACAAGAAAGACATGGGGTGTGGAGTAATACAACAACTTCGATGGGTAATTTGAAGTCAACACATAATactaaggtagcgtttggtatgaaggaatagaaggcggaatggaatggatcattctatTGGAATGAAAAAAATATGTTTGGTTGTCAAGTGGTAATGCAATGGAGCATTCCACAAGGAATGTAAaccttccaaatataataattttcattccttggtaaggtggtgtttttttttcattccttcaaggaatggaaagatatattattattattattattattattattattattattattattattattattattattattattattattattattattattattatattttttaccattattattattattcttattgaTTTTAATAACTCACTCACGGGCGACACCACTACTGCCATAGCTGTCGCCGTGACTACCATCGTCACCGTCACCCACttccgccgccgccgccaccacccacctccaccccAGCTGTttaccgccaccacccacctcaACCCCAGTCGTCACCCACCTCCGCCGCTACCAACCGTCACCCACCATCCACACCTCCGCCCCCGCCGTCACTCGCCACCACCCAACacccaccgccgccacccactgcCACCACCTCCGACCATCGCTACCATTGCCACCTATCACCACCGACTACCGTCACTCATCACCGATTTTATTATTTCGTCTATTCTTTCCTATCAAACaacacaaagtaatgattcatttcattatcacatggtaaccaaataagacatggaatggtaatgatccattccattacattgtccattccattacctcgtacATTCCATTCACCCGTCTATTCCATTacgccataccaaacagaccctaaagTTGAGAACCTAACcgtttttctttattttttttcttaaaaaaataaataattaatgaTTTATGACTGTGGATAGGAACCCTGTGGGCCATTGAATTAGGAGGGTACAAGTGGTGTAATGGCGGATCAAGAAACTTTTGTTGGTGGGCTCGTTTTGGTAGACTCTCACCGAATTTTTTCAAACCATGCAAGATTCTTACTGATTTTTCCACAGTGAACCCACAAAATAGGGCTGGATCTGCCACTGCACCGAGTGCTAGGTCAGACAACAGGTGTCAACACTATAAAAATGTCAGAAGAAATAAAAGCCCGCATAGAAGCAAACAGGCTAAAGGCGTTGCGCGAGTGAATTCGGTGTTAAATATACTAACGCATATTCACGTTCTTTAACCGCGAACCCAACTACCCACTTGATTTCGCTTATTACTTTTCCTTGACAACCCATGAGTTAGTATGTAAAGGTTTCAAAGTTTCCATACATTTGGTGTAcacttagggggtgtttgtttttttttttttttttttgtaaaaatcacTTCGGAACCTCTTTTATCTTTTccacgcagaccacgcgcagacataagggtctgcagcttgtttgttttttagaagaCTTGTCATAAAAAAACATCTTCCTCACCTCTTTTTGGGGCAGAGGTGGCCTTATGTCTTCTGCCCTCTTAAAAACACTTCTCCATCAAAATAACTCAAACCCTAGTTTACTCCCAGCCGACCAAGCTCCTCCCCCACCATCTCAACCGCCATCGCCCATCTTCTCCGCCGTTCTCATCCATCTTCTGTCGCCGACCTCATCGTCCTGCTCCATCTGCTCCGTCGTCCTGTTCAATCTGCCGCCGCCGCCCATCTTCTCGACCTCACCGTCACCACCTCCGCAGCCCACTCTACAGTCGTACCTCCACCTCTACAGCCGCACCTCCACCTCACCGTCACCACCTCCGCACCCCCACCTCCGTCGACACCATACAACCGACACCGTCGCTGCTTCTCTGCCTCCCAGCCGACACCACACAGGCTATGTTCTTAACTCTCCGATGATTGAACTTGTTACATttggaattagggttttgatttttatttgttatttatcacAATTCATAATGGGGGAGTATGTTTTGAACCCACATATGAACGATGTTTTGAGTAACATGCTTCAATTTATGTCATCAATTCATAATAGGGGGAGTATGTTTTAAACAGACAGCTAAACAATTTAAACCCAGAGATGAACGatgttattttatttgttatttatcacAGTTTCATGATTTGGGGGAAGTATTTAGATGATTGATATTTCAGTTTATTCAACAGCTTGCAGAAGTTGAGAAACAAACATTCtgcttcttgcagactgcagaggtttggtccacctcttcagctagggatgagcaaatcagacccggtaccggtaccgggaCCTAACTTACCGAACCGGGTACtttttcggtaccgacttttgacttTTTCGGTACCTTTTCGGTACCAgtccggtacggtaccggttcggtaccggtatttaccggtttttaccctcaaataccggtaccgaaccgtaccgaaccgggtatattcggtaccggtaccggtacccacttttaaggattttcggtaccggcaccgagctcatccctatcttcagctgcagatgtctgcagatgtggtacGCAGACTacagacgttttacctctgaaaaaacaaacatcaCCTTAATATCACATGTAGGTTCCTCTAGAGCTGATAAATGGTAAATTTTGTTACATTCCTAAGCATATATCAATATTACAAATTACCAATTTGATGCATAACTCACCATTTATCATCACCGATTTAAGATGTCATCCTAACGACCACAGCGGAAAAATTactaaacataatatatttagaCTACAATAAACTGCATTTAATTTACCAAGCAGATCTGCAAAACTTAAAAATGGGTCAACTAAATTCAATTTTAAAACAGATCAATCGAATTCTTTGAAACGCCAAACAACTAATACATGTCACGCGtcaatgaggtagtggtggaaTGGTTGGGGAAAGacaatgaggtagtggtggagtgaTTGTGGAAAGACTTGGTGTTCCTTGTGCCGCAGGTTTGACTCCCACTTAGGCATGAGCAAATGGTATAAAATACCGATCCCATCCCGATCCCGATACCGACAATCTCGATCccgacatgtttcggtatcggtacggtaccggtaaaataccgacttttaccctcaaaataccgataccgaaccgacatgtttcggtatcggtatcggtatcaAGTATTCATGAAATTTCGGGATCGGATTATCGGTATCGGGACGGGATCGGTATTTGCTCATCCCTGCTCccactctccccattattttTTGCAGCATCCAGGTGAAGGTCGAATATgggtggcgccggttcgtcttggatgagaggcgaggttttaccgattattccactgtcgtgccttcggacgggtcgaggtcgggtttccgcacatctgggagagccaaggggctagCGGTGGttgagtagtcgaccttggccacagcgcCCGGTGTTACGGTGGTTGACACGTCGttccttgccgttcaaaaaaatacaCATCACGcactttaacaaaaaaaaaacataagagTCACATATTAAAAGCAGAAAACATAACACGATGTATACAATCTTAGAATGCATATCAGCATACCAAGTCGATCAACAAAAGAAAAAAGTGGGTCGATCAAATTCAGATTTCAAACGGCCTAATTCTTTCAGCATACAATGACTATATATATGTTAACCCAGCTACACTTTGGCTCAACTAAGAAGTTAACATTAAAACCGAAGAAACAGAGAGCGAACTCAACCagtaaaagaaataaataaatatttttaatctAAATAAATCAAAACAAATATATGATAAACCCATCAGTAAAAGAAATAAACATGGTTGCATCAAGCTTAGAGGTTACTGAATCTTGTGGCTCCATGTATGTCGGCTGAGGGTAGTTATGATAATAATCATCATACTCCTTTTGGTAACTTGAGAAATGTGGTAATTCGGGTTCATAGTTTTTGTAATCCTGTTCTTGCTCTTAATGGTAACCCATCTCTGAATAGTAGTATTCTTGAtaatttggtggtggtggtggtgctggttTAACGTATGGATAATGTGAGGATGGTCCTTTAAGATCTTCATAATCCGCCCTTCCATGTCCGAACCTTCCAATGAGTGAGTCTTCCTGATCCTTGTATACTTGAACCTTCTCATATAGCACAGAGCATTCCTATGATAGATGGTCTTGGCTCCCACAACACTCATATGGGtcatcatctacccaattcataATGAAAGACGGTGCCTGCACAACATGTACCAGCACAAACAAACTCGACTACCCAAAGTATATTCaaataaatacaagaaagaaaactaaaaaaataaattaaaatattgtTGGATTTTTTAACTGCTAAATATAAACAACCCAAACTAGTATTACAATACTAAGCACACTAGCTCTCCGGCAACGGCGCCGTTTTTAACAGActgtgtcgtcccgatcagttaAAAACCCAATTAACcaaggtagctagggtaagttgagtatcgtatccacgaagagcatgtgatCAGTATTGAACGAGTTGTTTGagtagttagactatttacaaaaatgtacaaagtaATTATAAAGCTTACtatttttctttgtttgtttgatttaaaAAGAAGTCGGAGTGAACCGACAAATTGCTATTATCTAAAACAATGGTTTATTAACTAAGATAGCAAAACTTAACCAAGTGGTTGAAAACAATAATTTAGAAACAAGTTTCACACCCCGGTTCGATAATTgtaagacctagggttcctacatgttttaacttgattcagttgcatatagtgattaacgaATTTAGTATCACGTGGCTTAGGTGCCAAAAGCTATCAACggtcatagacaacggaccgcAATACACTTctttaccaagaacatgtaaatcctaagctaagataaggcataattgcacatattTCGCAAAGTCAATTTTTATCATCACTTGACAATTTACGAATTcaaaacaaatgcaagacaattatcaaagGTTTCACATACTAAACaacttgtcacaaaatcaaactaaacacaaatgtataaaccctagaaaatcttacaacaatctacaccggggtgaaccCGAGGAGACTAGCCGCTCAAGGTTGAAGGAACGCGATCACCGGATGATGAACAAGTACACCGAGCCATGACCTTGAGTTTTGGAGGAATGATGAAGGTTAGATTAGGGTTTTAATGGTGAGTGTgaatggatgaagatgatggtggatGATGATGTTGGAATGATGATGGTGGAATGGGAGAGGCTTAGAGATGATGGAGGTTCAGTCAGGGTTAGAGAGGTTAGAGGAAGGTTAAAGGTGAAGGAGATGATCAGTGGCGGATCTAAAAAATTATTATAGGGGCAACGTTTCAAATAAaaggggtaacgaaatcgaaaatatgttacattttttcaaaatttacactaccgtcggAGCGCCAAGGAGCAACGGAGACCGCCCCTTCTTCTACTATATATCCGCCCCTGGAGATGATGTTCCCTACTCAAAAAAATGTGTAACCCCCCTTCAAAATACCCAAAAATTGGGTTTTATCTCATTCAAACACGCAAAACAACAAAGATCCAGCGTTAGCCCTTTCTGCAGGGAGTCGCCGACGCCCCCTTGAAACTACATTTTTCTGCTGACGCATTATCCTGCTGCCTACGCACTTTCCGTCGACGCGGGTGAGTCACTGACGGCCCCTGTAAGGTGCCGTTTTcctgttttgttcatttcacatctCCGGTTGATCCCGTTTGCTCCCGATGCTCTGTAAAGCTTCCaaatagctccttaaacttcgtTAGACCTACAAAACACACTTCTAATCAGAAGTAAACCATTCGAAACTAAAAGATATGTAAAAAGATAATCTTAAACACAATAAGACACCGGTTtccaaccacgtatcacatctctacacttgtcttttgcttgccctcaagaaaatctgtttttcactttcacatgGGTCGAATAAAAGACGCACTTCCCATTCTCAAAGCTTAAGTTAAGGTTGAATGTCATACCCGGTTCATAATTTAATTGAAAAAGGTTATTAGGGTTTACAAGTGTATATACAGCAGCTTGTATGCATGTGAGTTGGTTATATAGCTTGATACTTACGCTTTGTGGTAGATGAAACAGAGAAGGAGAGAGATTGAATGCTATCACATAATCATCATAATTATTCTAAGAGTGTGTTCATAAGTACATGCTGCTGGTGATATGTTTCCATTCAGAAATCGTAGTAATCCAAGCGTCTTTAAAATTGTAATAATATGATACCACCGGAATTGCCattgtttattttttaacattATAATTATATATGCATTTGAAGCTAGAAAGTAAGTTATACTTTTAGCTTAAATTTCCTGGAACTACTGTTTGCCCTTTCTTTTCTCTAGAAAGAGAGTACTTAAATCCGATCGTCTTATGTTAGTACCCACCAAAACTGAACAATGCATTAATGTTAACCTTTTAGGGTCGGATGTATCACTAAATTTTTTGATACTATGAGATAAAGATTAATAACTATTTTTTTAGTGTTAGATTGTGGGAATATATTGAATGAAAACTACATGTATattcactatttttttttttgttttttttttttttttgtgctgatTATTCCAGAGAGTTTATAATTTTAAGAGTTAAGACAACGATTCAAACTGACTCAATGGTAGAGTTTCATTTTTGATATCTTCTGTGCTGTTCTTATTCTTAACATACGAGTCCCCATTTTTTGTATGGTATAGAACTATAAAGCTACTATTCGTTAGTTTAATTTGCTGGAAGCTACAAGCGATATTGAAGGATGTATTACTCATAGACTAGGGGGTGGTGGTGATTATTATGGATATAAATCTTGGGTTTACAGGCCAAAAGGCTTTACTAAAAAGATAAAGATTAGTGTTCGACATAAATGTGTTGTTCACTCCATTAACTTTCAAACTTACCTAACAACAGGTGAAACTGTAAGCAAGGGTGGAAATCGAACCGACACGGTAACTGATCTTTTCGGACTACCACTTGATGTCACTGCACACACGTGATAGCGTTTGTATCTTATAAAGTTCATTTGTTAATTTCGCAGATTTGCATTGACTACCCTGATGAATATCTAAAGTCAGTACGTGTGACAATATGTCATCATGATGGAACGTATGTAGTGCAGTCAATATGTTTTACTACAAACCAGAACTGTTATGGTCCGTTTGGTAAAACTAAATACGGTAGTGTTTACGCGAGTGATCACATAAGAGGGATGATTGTAGGATTTCATGGGTATGCTAGCACATACCTTAATGCTATTGGAGTTTATGTGATGAAGTCATGCTTGAGATTCATTCTCTAGTCTCTAAAATACTTTTGTTGGTTATTCTGctttttttagtgtttattttcTATTTGTaacatttattttgtttttatatgttttttataTTATTCTCTTCTCTACAGCCATGCTCTAGTATGTCTAGAATCACAATGCCAAGGGACGCAGGCCCATGGGGAGCGGGTGGGGGTAAACCTTGGGATGATGGAATTTTCTCC
It encodes:
- the LOC110891817 gene encoding LOW QUALITY PROTEIN: agglutinin (The sequence of the model RefSeq protein was modified relative to this genomic sequence to represent the inferred CDS: substituted 2 bases at 2 genomic stop codons), with translation MVDDDVGMMMVEWERLRDDGGSVRVREVRGREFIILRVKTTIQTDSMFNLLEATSDIEGCITHRLGGGGDYYGYKSWVYRPKGFTKKIKISVRHKCVVHSINFQTYLTTGETVSKGGNRTDTICIDYPDEYLKSVRVTICHHDGTYVVQSICFTTNQNCYGPFGKTKYGSVYASDHIRGMIVGFHGYASTYLNAIGVYVMKSCLRFILXSLKYFCCMSRITMPRDAGPWGAGGGKPWDDGIFSTIKQIRVHEGELNVIYALXFEYLKKNGNTVSHIHGGTNGVKNIQLVNLDDKDEYLIGISGFYGPVKGSDGLEAIASISFHTNKKTHGPFGDERGGGYTCYSSTTCPGKVVGFHGRSNGFLSAIGVHMEYF